The following proteins come from a genomic window of Pichia kudriavzevii chromosome 1, complete sequence:
- a CDS encoding uncharacterized protein (PKUD0A09430) — MKHQHWSIIIEQLISSLMYVNGALSIALLVLKSKIDIPLLLFVIFEFVGSLSVTTGILLSLLRSKPSQLNYCVAVIYTFSVLCSTTVGIYWIDNILFKNVLELEFIQRRLRISFATFFNLSLLLKPFLFLKFFPMERSSFSDQENLLSSTVEKGSVNTHSTLIDQTESSGNDILNEQDGILKSFFQTNKEEHIVNSRNLVGPKLHKTLQLQDNPPWLSLIPTQTSACETTETSEFANSTPDMFLQSLVIPEFPVESSPVLEEKRKSLYDSPPDRNQLITGHISEEQDSQDPSFFKHSNFEFPPQGALKQILPDKISTEPKTPSQKSILMAEYDEQNIRQLNISEPLSPDRLYGKFVPKKPGLNHITQRDWNNQSYELIQAPSPSFNMEQPLKDNEEDINIDSLKYGNMLFEELKKEIKQNDQKKMNTQISLPTLKSHSSISSKRSLTRVIRESVSSSTLNNSAPLKRRLSSISLRNHHKKSHSLSAISGAQLKPLYSPLKLLINTSDFNLNAHHKTKESDDLEDEDLDINLLNAIHNSPKKKSSSRSIGRSQTFSSNSTFRPRNLELLYDSLKSDNVVGEQTTNSYGDLSPSKISNLGDILGNAFVSNVRKTSRVFSGTDKSTVSGSSVPSGYYGEYDREKWSAFKKLKNAKSSPDISELSRLSGIDTTKY; from the coding sequence ATGAAACATCAACACTGGTCAATAATTATAGAGCAattgatatcttcattGATGTATGTCAATGGGGCATTGAGTATAGCCCTGCTAGTGCTGAAATCTAAGATAGATATACCTTTACTGCTGTTTGTTATATTCGAGTTTGTTGGCTCTCTATCGGTGACAACGGGAATCCTGCTTTCCCTACTCCGATCCAAGCCATCCCAACTGAACTACTGTGTGGCTGTTATTTACACTTTCAGCGTTCTCTGTTCCACCACGGTGGGAATATATTGGATCGACaatattttattcaaaaatgttCTTGAGCTAGAATTCATTCAGAGGCGCCTTCGAATAAGTTTTGCAACCTTTTTCAACTTGTCACTATTGTTGAAgccatttttgtttctgaAGTTTTTTCCAATGGAAAGAAGCAGCTTCTCAGATCAGGAGAACCTGTTGAGCTCTACTGTGGAAAAAGGTTCTGTAAACACCCACTCCACTTTGATTGATCAAACCGAATCATCGGGTaatgatattttgaatgaacAGGATGGGATCTTAAAATCTTTTttccaaacaaacaaagaagaacatATAGTCAACAGTCGAAACCTAGTGGGGCCTAAATTGCATAAAACTTTGCAGTTACAAGACAACCCACCATGGCTTAGCTTGATACCCACCCAAACGAGTGCCTGCGAAACAACCGAGACATCCGAGTTTGCAAATTCAACTCCCGATATGTTCTTACAATCATTGGTAATACCCGAATTTCCAGTAGAATCGTCTCCAGTATTAGAAGAAAAGCGTAAATCGTTATATGATTCACCTCCAGATCGGAACCAATTGATAACTGGTCATATCTCTGAAGAACAGGATTCTCAAGATCCTAGTTTTTTTAAACACTCCAACTTTGAATTTCCACCACAAGGAGCTCTCAAGCAAATTTTGCCGGACAAAATTAGCACAGAACCAAAAACACCATCCCAAAAAAGCATATTGATGGCTGAATATGACGAACAAAACATTCGACAGTTAAATATTTCAGAACCGTTGTCACCAGATAGATTGTACGGAAAATTTGTACCCAAAAAGCCTGGATTAAATCACATTACACAGAGAGATTGGAATAACCAAAGTTACGAATTAATTCAAGCTCCCAGTCCCAGTTTTAATATGGAACAACCTTTAAAGGACAACGAAGAAGATATAAACATAGATTCTTTAAAGTATGGCAATATGCTGTTTGAGGAGCTCAAAAAGGAgatcaaacaaaatgatcagaagaagatgaataCACAAATATCGCTACCGACTTTGAAAAGccattcttcaatttcaagtaAGCGTTCATTAACTAGAGTTATACGTGAatcagtttcttcatcaacactAAATAATTCTGCCCCTCTTAAAAGAAGATTGAGCTCTATCTCGTTGAGAAATCATCATAAGAAATCACATTCCTTATCTGCTATATCTGGGGCTCAATTGAAGCCTTTATACAGCCCACTAAAGTTATTGATAAACACATCCGACTTTAACCTAAACGCTCATCacaaaacaaaggaaaGCGACGATttagaagatgaagatctAGACATTAATTTGCTCAACGCAATACACAATTCTCCCAAAAAGAAATCTTCCAGCAGATCTATAGGAAGAAGCCAAACGTTCTCCTCGAATTCAACATTCAGACCCAGAAATTTAGAGCTACTATACGATTCTCTGAAAAGCGACAACGTGGTTGGGGAGCAGACGACTAATTCTTATGGAGATTTATCGCCATCTAAAATAAGCAACCTTGGTGACATCCTTGGAAACGCCTTCGTTAGCAATGTGCGTAAAACAAGCCGAGTTTTCAGTGGAACTGATAAGTCTACGGTATCTGGAAGCTCTGTTCCGAGTGGGTACTATGGGGAGTATGATAGAGAAAAATGGAGTgcttttaaaaaattaaagaatgcTAAGAGCAGCCCCGACATATCTGAACTATCCCGGCTCTCTGGAATTGATACAACTAAGTATTAA
- a CDS encoding uncharacterized protein (PKUD0A09440; similar to Saccharomyces cerevisiae YML103C (NUP188); ancestral locus Anc_8.821) encodes MSVAVTKINNNSVLTFNGLLNILSAEEDSINYEESKKLLNSYSTILSSGAFPYVNTETGLQKIQTGEYRQYTEFIAEKLSLDASKVNDLINHFAKNVQSGNNNDSVSTSIASSSASFLTSEKNLLSYFLTMVMQQQAMYFQVSLEVLNSQKALLQPLKNKITSNGHNIIDKLIDDISYIEVTKLKLDIHSKTEYTFTNPDIFISNSLDNILIDMLNYFVHILLKSEKGFMTSSITKWFALLGKTKSFSSFLADSSDDRKATVEALSTLITLLFLDLESNFGSTDNDSLFISDPNNLIKITDIVMTSSFNPIIMYAWSIILHRQHVLLLANPGNKSAIEYQRKLVEGGMKNIEVTYLFLVDEALKMDVCHALVKNNDLISYDPLFPSILGCFVNAFIGYVEPTHEIITTIASIMRKSSNKVIEKFFGNPFTEELLILLKAKMPLTLNSYLEIISINSNLAVEELRSLPSYMCEVNSSTFNQVYEINDQQPELIKLTADIEVDLPFEDNKNASLLVKRGSNAQIVSTKGGKHLVLFIYEYNGWSLLGRILKTLTSRISSDRPDMRITRNTILKNLSYILEDLDPKLVNLIFKAMDTFVGDEDTISLVFRICDQALLLSDPELLCECFKLFDILCHNGYAYRIWSYIYKSDVFSFKITGGLAYDTLEKAEIPSESYCFTRALLKLGNTLVGLSLLDDESINRHLKAQVVNYYTDFSIKILENFTSWKYSDEAEKIEIGNLAVSFFNYIIDLEIELPSKSRQKLLSVFEYSTKKIVDHFLISELNDTRTVKPVLDTINLLSQATHQYSKTGKLGKKFNIWVSCSFKIVTSLVRLRSSIRNDVPSNLEKALFSDLSNIVNAYTVDFVHKVPIINTLSALVKGKWNESQPSMLAHMNSEMANVLLNTVYEDILSEESPVELKVSLFKFIEAVMQNNQKGLSLFMISGTSILNGKLSMVLGDRSLLQLLKAELCKIGNYGSEYTYYMLSAISACISVWMSVSDDSNDLQFIETLIKLIEKQSEKNQETMSLMETENLAKAVEITSLYLFVSNGKNKSCEEKIFNLLNSSTFIKILPLKFRLKANDNTLTKSLKLRIEKMFSGKVSLSDLQRSAPLSLTENIYDESLLTTVAKHKTDELEKLLIDLRAQTIALKLTQARINLVKALGGLITCYFNVNAPGIPTEYSHFAASLLKINYEESGLCVVSEDVYKGRIQLTFLILLTLSNSKKPIEESTVSSILAFSLRLLESKEINLTQGLVSENVEYYKPILRILLITLGMIDSPEFLSQSSTVLVDIFKNIICKSISILFNNIRNYALSVPNSQFIDNQLLMKQIDDIMIFLSLTRVFLKLKFSDRLDSNFAKILIDSGAYRAVAQMFTSSHLIKMNNEEIFIDFSVYFLSEFIQRKSIAERLVQNGIFHLLTESPVALIIQKGQVSPYSSKLIISRLHRLWVKNLLPIVLTLAAHFGEKVQFMICKFALAYKKQFQYTIHSWLEKDSFVGITIIEETEQLIVLAKILNSLECYNYVSVELGKDIETVALVPGLDTLQERKNFVNALNYLLTHPKYLSLKVRTIDGKTTLEELTEALKSLKDSLLE; translated from the coding sequence ATGTCTGTTGCAGTGACAAAGATTAACAATAACTCAGTCCTAACTTTTAATGGACTACTTAACATTTTATCTGCAGAGGAGGACTCCATTAATTATGAAGAATCgaaaaaattattaaatTCATATTCTACAATCCTATCTAGTGGGGCTTTTCCCTATGTAAATACTGAAACTGGGTTGCAGAAGATTCAAACAGGTGAATACAGGCAATATACTGAGTTTAttgctgaaaaattgaGTTTAGATGCATCAAAGGTGAATGATTTGATAAACCATTTTGCTAAGAATGTTCAGTCAGGTAATAATAACGATTCCGTATCAACGTCTAttgcatcttcttctgcatcTTTTTTAACCTCTGAGAAAAATCttctttcttattttttgacGATGGTTATGCAGCAACAAGCAATgtattttcaagtttctcttgaagTTTTAAATTCTCAGAAGGCTTTACTTCAGCCgttgaaaaacaaaattacTTCGAATGGACACAACATAATAGATAAACtaattgatgatatatCATACATAGAAGTGaccaaattgaaattggatATTCATTCGAAGACAGAATATACATTTACTAATCCTGATATCTTTATTTCTAACAGTTTGGATAATATTCTCATTGATATGTTAAACTATTTTGTGCATATTTTATTAAAGTCAGAAAAGGGGTTTATGACATCGTCGATTACTAAATGGTTTGCATTAttaggaaaaacaaagtcattttcaagttttctgGCAGATTCATCAGATGATAGGAAAGCCACTGTTGAAGCTCTTTCAACATTGATTACCCTATTGTTTTTAGACTTAGAATCTAATTTTGGAAGCACTGATAATGATTCATTGTTTATTTCTGATCCTAATAACCTTATCAAAATAACAGATATTGTGATGACTTCCAGCTTCAACCCAATTATTATGTATGCTTGGTCAATCATTTTACACAGACAACATGTTTTGCTTCTGGCTAATCCAGGAAACAAATCAGCCATtgaatatcaaagaaagtTGGTTGAAGGAGGtatgaaaaatattgaagtAACATATCTTTTTCTAGTTGACGAGGCATTAAAAATGGATGTCTGTCATGCGTTGGTTAAGAATAATGACTTGATTTCATACGATCCTCTCTTTCCAAGCATTTTAGGTTGTTTTGTTAATGCGTTTATCGGGTACGTTGAACCAACACATGAAATAATCACCACTATAGCCTCAATCATGAGGAAGTCGTCTAATAAAGTGATTGAGAAATTTTTTGGTAATCCATTTACTGAAGAATTACTGATTCTTCTGAAAGCAAAGATGCCTTTAACCTTGAACTCATACTTGGAAATCATATCCATAAACTCTAATTTagcagttgaagaattgagaTCGTTGCCTTCTTATATGTGTGAGGTtaactcttcaacttttaATCAGGTCTATGAAATTAATGACCAACAACCCGAATTAATCAAGCTTACTGCGGATATTGAAGTCGATTTACCATTCGAAGACAACAAAAATGCTTCACTTCTAGTCAAGAGAGGCTCTAATGCACAAATTGTATCTACCAAGGGGGGCAAGCATCTAGTTTTGTTCATTTATGAGTATAATGGGTGGTCCTTACTTGGAAGAATATTAAAAACCTTAACTTCGAGAATATCAAGTGATAGACCAGACATGAGGATCACTCGTAATacgattttgaaaaatttgagtTACATACTTGAAGATCTTGATCCAAAGCTCGTTAATCTAATTTTCAAGGCAATGGACACGTTCGTTGGTGATGAAGATACTATCAGCTTAGTTTTTAGAATATGCGATCAAGCGCTACTGTTGAGTGACCCGGAGCTATTGTGTGAGTGCTTCAAACTATTTGACATTCTCTGTCATAATGGATACGCTTATCGTATTTGGTcgtatatatataaatcaGATGTTTTCAGCTTTAAGATCACTGGTGGCCTTGCTTACGATACTCTAGAAAAGGCAGAGATTCCTTCAGAGAGTTACTGCTTTACTCGtgcattgttgaaattagGGAATACATTAGTTGGTCTGTCACTTTTGGATGACGAATCCATTAACAGGCATTTGAAAGCTCAAGTTGTAAATTACTACACAGATTTCTCTATTAaaattttagaaaatttTACAAGTTGGAAATACTCTGATGAAGCagaaaagattgaaattgGGAATCTTGCTGTTTCATTCTTTAATTATATTATTGATTTGGAGATTGAATTACCATCAAAGTCACGCCAAAAACTCCTCTCTGTATTTGAATACAGCActaaaaaaattgttgatcACTTTCTAATTTCTGAGTTGAACGATACCAGAACTGTGAAACCAGTATTGGATACTATCAATTTATTATCACAAGCAACTCATCAGTACAGTAAAACGGGCAAATTAGGCAAAAAATTTAATATCTGGGTTTCCTGTTCGTTTAAAATAGTCACTTCATTGGTTAGATTACGCTCTTCAATAAGAAATGATGTTCCATCGAATTTAGAAAAGGCCTTATTTTCTGACTTATCAAACATTGTCAATGCTTACACAGTTGATTTCGTGCATAAAGTTCCGATTATTAATACATTGTCCGCTTTGGTAAAGGGCAAATGGAATGAAAGCCAGCCTTCAATGTTGGCTCATATGAACTCAGAGATGGCGAACGTTTTATTAAATACCGTTTATGAGGATATTTTGAGTGAGGAATCCCCTGTTGAATTAAAAGTATCtctattcaaatttattgagGCTGTAATGCAAAATAATCAGAAGGGATTATCTTTGTTTATGATCAGTGGAACATCGATATTAAACGGGAAGTTGAGTATGGTTCTAGGTGATCGGTCGTTACTTCAATTATTGAAAGCAGAACTATGTAAGATTGGTAATTATGGATCGGAATATACATACTACATGTTATCTGCTATTTCTGCATGTATCAGTGTGTGGATGAGTGTTTCCGATGATTCGAATGATcttcaattcattgaaacATTGATCAAACTAATCGAAAAACAATCCGAAAAGAATCAAGAGACTATGAGCTTGATGGAAACTGAGAATTTGGCAAAGGCAGTCGAAATCACATCACTGTACTTGTTTGTTTCAAACGGGAAAAATAAGTCTTGCGAGGAAAAGATTTTTAACTTGCTCAACTCTTCCACTTTCATTAAGATATTACCCCTAAAGTTTAGATTAAAAGCGAATGATAACACATTAACTAAGTCTCTTAAATtgagaattgaaaaaatgttttcGGGGAAAGTTAGCCTTTCTGATTTACAACGGTCTGCACCGTTGTCTTTAACAGAAAATATATATGATGAAAGCCTACTTACAACTGTTGCAAAACATAAAACCGACgaattagaaaaattgtTAATTGATTTGAGGGCCCAGACGATTGCGTTGAAGCTAACTCAAGCTCGAATCAACCTGGTAAAGGCTCTTGGTGGGCTTATTACTTGCTATTTCAACGTGAATGCTCCGGGTATTCCAACAGAGTACTCTCATTTTGCCGCTTCGTTGCTGAAGATCAACTACGAGGAAAGTGGATTATGTGTTGTAAGTGAAGATGTTTATAAGGGCAGAATCCAACTaacatttttgattcttttaaCATTGAGTAACTCAAAAAAACccattgaagaatctaCAGTCAGTTCTATCTTGGCTTTTTCTCTAAGATTACTGGAAAGTAAAGAAATCAATCTGACTCAAGGTTTAGTTagtgaaaatgttgaatatTACAAGCCAATATTGAGAATTCTTTTAATTACGTTAGGTATGATCGATTCGCCCGAATTTTTATCTCAATCGTCCACGGTTCTGGTAGACATCTTCAAGAATATCATTTGCAAATCAATTTCtattttgttcaacaatatcagAAATTATGCTTTGTCAGTTCCCAACTCCCAGTTCATCGACAATCAACTATTGATGAAgcaaattgatgatatcatGATTTTCTTGTCGTTAACTCGAgtatttttgaagttgaagttcAGCGATAGGTTGGATTCTAACTTTGCTAAAATCTTGATTGATTCAGGAGCCTACCGAGCTGTTGCACAGATGTTTACATCGTCACATCTAATCAAGATgaacaatgaagaaatatTCATTGACTTTtcagtttattttctctctGAATTTATTCAAAGGAAAAGTATAGCAGAGAGATTGGTACAGAATGGCATTTTCCATTTGCTAACGGAATCTCCTGTCGCCTTGATAATACAAAAAGGGCAGGTTTCTCCATATTCGAGTAAATTAATTATTTCAAGATTACATAGACTGTGGGTCAAAAATTTGCTACCAATTGTTTTGACTCTAGCTGCGCATTTTGGAGAAAAGGTTCAATTTATGATTTGCAAGTTTGCTCTGGCGTACAAGAAGCAATTTCAGTATACGATTCATTCATGGCTTGAAAAGGATAGTTTTGTTGGGATCACGATAATTGAGGAAACAGAACAGTTGATTGTTCTTGCTAAAATCTTGAACAGTTTAGAGTGCTACAATTATGTCAGTGTAGAATTAGGAAAGGACATTGAAACTGTAGCACTTGTTCCAGGGCTAGACACGTTACAAGAAAGGAAGAATTTTGTGAATGCATTGAACTATTTACTTACCCATCCAAAATACTTGTCGTTGAAGGTCAGAACTATAGATGGCAAAACCACTCTTGAGGAACTTACGGAAGCACTCAAGTCTTTGAAAGATTCTCTTTTAGAATAG
- a CDS encoding uncharacterized protein (PKUD0A09450; similar to Saccharomyces cerevisiae YMR267W (PPA2); ancestral locus Anc_8.820) produces the protein MLGRVARCFSTLRIAGKYTPEFKIYKTNEATGKSESFFHDVPINLNKTDGTLDMIVEIPRYEQGKFEISKDIPYNPIVQDTKKGKLRFINNIYPFHGYPCNYGAIPQTWEHPAKASEINGDKVFGDNDPLDICEISSTVEPATVGSLKKVKILGCLAMIDDGELDWKLLAIDVKDKLSNDLHDISDLDPKMPLLLDSLKSWFKNYKLPMGKPENEFAFNSEWLGRDKALIVVEECHANWKALISGNIKSETYPLIINSTLGNTAGFVKSPANPPELAPSTSDAPVPLEAREIFYYRS, from the coding sequence ATGCTTGGTAGAGTTGCAAGATGTTTTTCTACTTTAAGAATTGCCGGTAAATATACACCAGAGTTTAAAATATACAAGACAAATGAAGCCACTGGAAAGTCGGAATCCTTCTTTCATGATGTACCAATTAACCTCAACAAGACTGACGGTACTCTTGACATGATTGTTGAGATTCCAAGGTACGAACAAGGGAAGTTTGAGATTTCTAAAGACATCCCATATAACCCTATTGTTCAAGATACGAAAAAGGGTAAGCTTCGgtttatcaataacatcTATCCATTCCATGGTTACCCATGCAACTATGGTGCTATACCTCAAACCTGGGAACATCCGGCAAAGGCGTCTGAGATCAATGGTGACAAGGTCTTCGGTGACAATGATCCCTTGGATATTTGTGAAATAAGTTCGACCGTTGAACCTGCAACTGTAGGCTCTTTGAAGAAAGTTAAGATTTTAGGGTGTCTAGCAATGATTGATGACGGTGAGTTGGACTGGAAACTATTAGCCATTGATGTTAAGGacaaattatcaaatgaCTTGCATGATATCTCCGATCTGGATCCTAAGATGCCTTTACTTCTAGATAGTTTGAAATCGTGGTTTAAAAACTACAAATTGCCTATGGGCAAGCCTGAAAATGAGTTTGCGTTTAACAGTGAATGGTTGGGCAGAGATAAAGCATTGATCGTTGTCGAAGAGTGCCATGCAAATTGGAAGGCACTCATCTCTGGTAATATTAAGAGTGAAACCTATCCTTTAATCATAAATTCTACACTCGGAAACACAGCCGGTTTTGTGAAAAGCCCTGCAAACCCACCAGAATTGGCACCTTCTACAAGTGATGCACCTGTACCTCTTGAAGCAAGAGAGATATTCTATTACCGTTCTTAG
- a CDS encoding uncharacterized protein (PKUD0A09460) — MAANSIMITNTIPYYNLPSGFSQPRHNSKYTLYQAPQPPSNQDYPDHHPLWTQQQAQSLPLKQSEQYPLCQQNAAYQLQPSFPNDTRLVHSSISTNVSNTMKNSPCSSYVAPNPTGSYSSTSTTPLNSDNSMYPTRKQSFEFDYRSPSVVNNRNNTSSIGSFSPRAGRHSYSPLKITKRSKRTKSRKSRLVEQRQLPNNHYISADKNVDISQFTDEDVIILKNMLPLAEIHKWKYISNKLSKARSRKFNAEYCINKFHEMYGIPFNPKNSLLQSNYFMKLDNSQQQREINIEGMLGSSIPYVVCKDGWNAIDP; from the coding sequence ATGGCTGCAAATTCCATCATGATCACAAACACAATCCCTTATTATAATCTTCCATCCGGATTCTCCCAACCACGTCACAACTCAAAATACACTCTTTACCAGGCTCCACAACCACCATCAAACCAAGACTATCCCGACCACCACCCGCTATGGACACAACAGCAGGCCCAGTCATTACCTCTAAAACAGAGTGAACAGTACCCTCTCTGCCAACAAAACGCCGCATACCAATTGCAACCATCTTTTCCAAATGATACCCGCTTGGTACATTCTTCTATATCAACCAATGTCTCAAACACCATGAAAAATTCACCCTGCTCAAGCTACGTTGCACCAAACCCAACAGGTAGTTATAGCTCAACGTCAACAACCCCTCTCAATTCCGACAACTCAATGTATCCAACTAGGAAACAAAGCTTCGAGTTTGACTATAGAAGTCCCAGTGTTGTCAACAACAGGAACAATACTTCGAGCATTGGTTCATTCTCGCCAAGAGCCGGTAGACACTCATATTCCCCTCTTAAGATTACTAAACGCTCGAAAAGGACAAAGTCTAGAAAGTCAAGACTTGTTGAACAAAGACAATTGCCAAACAATCATTACATTTCAGCCGACAAGAATGTCGATATCTCCCAGTTCACCGACGAGGATGTGATTATTCTCAAAAACATGTTGCCTTTGGCAGAAATTCACAAATGGAAATACATTTCAAACAAACTCTCCAAGGCaagatcaagaaaattcaatgcAGAATATTgcatcaataaatttcaCGAAATGTATGGGATTCCTTTCAATCCGAAGAATTCCTTATTACAGTCTAACTACTTTATGAAATTGGACAACTCTCAACAGCAAAGGGAGATCAACATTGAAGGAATGTTAGGCTCCTCTATCCCCTACGTGGTCTGCAAAGATGGCTGGAATGCAATCGATCCATAG
- a CDS encoding uncharacterized protein (PKUD0A09470; similar to Saccharomyces cerevisiae YMR269W (TMA23); ancestral locus Anc_8.823), translated as MDSEKYLISYGWKKGEPLQKGGIKKPILVSHKFDLKGVGHQAKDTITWWETAFDGKLKSLNVNESGGFKSDQRRMEELEREERKKKSPLYQMFVKGETLVGTVDGSGRREVVPNGRKRQMREEVNVESEQLVFFLSDSEDGFDGERRKDSQKRAKKDRKDKEDKKTKKEKTNKEKTKKEKTKKEKTKKEKTKKERKEKRTKKHTRDKKDKTDKKEKYSTTVTAMATACT; from the coding sequence ATGGATTCGGAGAAATATCTCATATCGTACGGATGGAAGAAGGGTGAGCCGTTACAGAAGGGTGGGATCAAGAAACCCATACTAGTATCACATAAATTTGATTTAAAGGGAGTTGGACACCAAGCAAAGGACACCATTACGTGGTGGGAGACAGCGTTTGACGGGAAGTTGAAGTCGTTGAATGTGAATGAGAGTGGCGGGTTCAAGAGCGACCAGAGGCGGATGGAGGAGCTTGAAAGAGAGGAACGCAAAAAGAAGAGTCCGTTGTACCAGATGTTTGTCAAGGGGGAGACGTTGGTAGGTACTGTTGATGGCAGTGGGAGACGGGAGGTTGTGCCGAATGGGAGGAAGAGACAGATGAGAGAGGAGGTTAATGTTGAGAGTGAACAACTAGTGTTTTTCCTTAGTGATTCTGAGGACGGGTTTGATGGCGAGCGTCGTAAAGACAGCCAAAAGAGGGCCAAGAAGGATAGAAAggataaagaagataaaaagacgaaaaaggaaaagacgaacaaggaaaagacgaaaaaggaaaagacgaaaaaggaaaagacgaaaaaggaaaagacgAAGAAGGAAAGGAAGGAAAAGAGGACGAAAAAGCACACCAGAGATAAGAAAGACAAAACTGAcaagaaagagaaatacAGTACAACGGTAACGGCAATGGCAACAGCATGTACATGA
- a CDS encoding uncharacterized protein (PKUD0A09480; similar to Saccharomyces cerevisiae YMR077C (VPS20); ancestral locus Anc_2.492a) codes for MGNTASNPKITSHDKAILNLKIQRDRLSKSRQQLQKVIDRETEIARECIKSNHIERAKLALRKKKRQQSLLNNLERQSDTLEELIDTIEFKLIEKDVLYGLEQGNKVLKEINKEMSLEKVEKILDETSEGIHYQNELSERLGSLLTNGEEDEVEDELKQLEIEMGAIPPNVVVVDENRPTVEDVERKHKLESLPQVPKQQPQSNGDIPAKDVNNEEFRTAGYAI; via the coding sequence ATGGGGAACACAGCCTCGAATCCGAAAATTACTTCTCATGACAAGGCAATTCTAAATCTTAAGATCCAGCGTGATCGATTAAGCAAATCTAGACAACAATTACAGAAAGTCATTGATCGAGAAACCGAAATAGCAAGAGAATGCATCAAATCGAACCACATTGAGAGGGCAAAGTTGGCGCTAcggaagaagaagaggcaGCAGTCGTTGCTAAACAACCTTGAGAGACAAAGCGATACGCTTGAAGAACTCATAGACACAATTGAATTCAAACTTATTGAAAAGGATGTCTTGTATGGGTTGGAACAAGGTAATAAGGTACTGAAGGAGATCAACAAGGAAATGAGTCTTGAGAAAGTTGAGAAAATACTCGACGAAACTTCAGAAGGTATACATTACCAAAACGAGCTAAGTGAGAGACTCGGTTCTCTATTGACCAATGGcgaagaagatgaagttgaagacGAGTTGAAGCAGctagaaattgaaatggGTGCAATACCACCAAATGTAGTAGTAGTGGATGAAAATAGGCCAACCGTTGAAGACGTTGAGAGGAAGCATAAGCTAGAATCGCTTCCTCAAGTTCCTAAGCAACAGCCACAATCAAATGGAGATATACCCGCTAAGGATGTCAACAATGAGGAGTTTAGAACTGCAGGATACGCTATATGA